From Piliocolobus tephrosceles isolate RC106 chromosome 16, ASM277652v3, whole genome shotgun sequence, the proteins below share one genomic window:
- the HEXIM2 gene encoding protein HEXIM2 isoform X3 yields MALWCKRGVTSSRCLLKDLERKMMATPNQTACNAESPVALEEAKTSGALGRPQIPPGPHDSGGSLPLTPRMESHSEDEDLAGAVGGLGWNSRSPRTQNPGGCSAEAVLARKKHRRRPSKRKRHWRPYLELSWAEKQQRDERQSQRASRVREEMFAKGQPVAPYNTTQFLMNDRDPEEPNLDVPHGISHPGSSGESEAGDSDGRGRAHGEFQRKDFSETYERFHTESLQGRSKQELVRDYLELEKRLSQAEEETRRLQQLQAGTGQQSCRQVEELAAEVERLRTENQRLRQENQMWNREGCRCDEEPGT; encoded by the exons ATGGCGCTTTGGTGTAAGCGAG GTGTCACTAGTTCCAGGTGTCTGCTGAAAGATTTGGAACGGAAGATGATGGCCACTCCGAACCAGACCGCCTGTAATGCAGAGTCACCAGTAGCCCTGGAGGAGGCCAAG ACCTCTGGTGCCCTGGGGCGCCCCCAAATACCCCCTGGGCCTCATGATTCTGGTGGTTCCCTGCCCCTGACACCCCGGATGGAGAGCCACTCAGAGGATGAAGATCTTGCTGGGGCTGTCGGTGGCCTGGGCTGGAACAGTAGGAGTCCCCGGACCCAGAACCCAGGGGGCTGCTCAGCGGAGGCTGTGCTGGCCCGGAAGAAACACCGTCGGCGGCCGTCGAAGCGCAAACGGCACTGGCGACCCTACCTGGAGCTGAGCTGGGCTGAGAAACAACAGCGGGATGAGAGGCAGAGCCAGAGGGCCTCCCGGGTCCGCGAGGAGATGTTCGCCAAAGGTCAGCCTGTGGCCCCCTACAACACCACCCAGTTCCTAATGAATGACCGAGACCCGGAGGAGCCCAACTTGGATGTGCCCCATGGGATCTCCCACCCAGGTTCCAGTGgggagagtgaggcaggggaCAGTGATGGGCGGGGCCGAGCGCATGGTGAATTCCAGCGGAAGGACTTCTCTGAGACTTACGAGCGCTTCCACACCGAGAGCCTGCAGGGCCGCAGCAAGCAGGAGCTGGTGCGAGACTACCTGGAGCTGGAGAAGCGGCTGTCGCAGGCAGAGGAGGAGACtaggaggctgcagcagctgcaggCGGGTACTGGCCAGCAGTCCTGCCGCCAGGTGGAGGAGCTGGCTGCCGAGGTCGAGAGGCTCCGGACTGAGAACCAGCGGCTTCGGCAGGAGAACCAGATGTGGAACCGAGAGGGCTGCCGCTGTGATGAGGAGCCGGGTACCTAA
- the HEXIM2 gene encoding protein HEXIM2 isoform X1: MKSWGTKWLPLPGQTILGSQSLPENVPSGLGFLMLFKAGVTSSRCLLKDLERKMMATPNQTACNAESPVALEEAKTSGALGRPQIPPGPHDSGGSLPLTPRMESHSEDEDLAGAVGGLGWNSRSPRTQNPGGCSAEAVLARKKHRRRPSKRKRHWRPYLELSWAEKQQRDERQSQRASRVREEMFAKGQPVAPYNTTQFLMNDRDPEEPNLDVPHGISHPGSSGESEAGDSDGRGRAHGEFQRKDFSETYERFHTESLQGRSKQELVRDYLELEKRLSQAEEETRRLQQLQAGTGQQSCRQVEELAAEVERLRTENQRLRQENQMWNREGCRCDEEPGT; this comes from the exons ATGAAGAGCTGGGGTACAAAATGGCTGCCGCTGCCTGGGCAAACAATTCTGGGCAGCCAGAGTCTTCCTGAGAACGTTCCTTCAGGACTTGGGTTTCTGATGTTGTTCAAAGCAGGTGTCACTAGTTCCAGGTGTCTGCTGAAAGATTTGGAACGGAAGATGATGGCCACTCCGAACCAGACCGCCTGTAATGCAGAGTCACCAGTAGCCCTGGAGGAGGCCAAG ACCTCTGGTGCCCTGGGGCGCCCCCAAATACCCCCTGGGCCTCATGATTCTGGTGGTTCCCTGCCCCTGACACCCCGGATGGAGAGCCACTCAGAGGATGAAGATCTTGCTGGGGCTGTCGGTGGCCTGGGCTGGAACAGTAGGAGTCCCCGGACCCAGAACCCAGGGGGCTGCTCAGCGGAGGCTGTGCTGGCCCGGAAGAAACACCGTCGGCGGCCGTCGAAGCGCAAACGGCACTGGCGACCCTACCTGGAGCTGAGCTGGGCTGAGAAACAACAGCGGGATGAGAGGCAGAGCCAGAGGGCCTCCCGGGTCCGCGAGGAGATGTTCGCCAAAGGTCAGCCTGTGGCCCCCTACAACACCACCCAGTTCCTAATGAATGACCGAGACCCGGAGGAGCCCAACTTGGATGTGCCCCATGGGATCTCCCACCCAGGTTCCAGTGgggagagtgaggcaggggaCAGTGATGGGCGGGGCCGAGCGCATGGTGAATTCCAGCGGAAGGACTTCTCTGAGACTTACGAGCGCTTCCACACCGAGAGCCTGCAGGGCCGCAGCAAGCAGGAGCTGGTGCGAGACTACCTGGAGCTGGAGAAGCGGCTGTCGCAGGCAGAGGAGGAGACtaggaggctgcagcagctgcaggCGGGTACTGGCCAGCAGTCCTGCCGCCAGGTGGAGGAGCTGGCTGCCGAGGTCGAGAGGCTCCGGACTGAGAACCAGCGGCTTCGGCAGGAGAACCAGATGTGGAACCGAGAGGGCTGCCGCTGTGATGAGGAGCCGGGTACCTAA
- the HEXIM2 gene encoding protein HEXIM2 isoform X2, with product MALWCKRAGVTSSRCLLKDLERKMMATPNQTACNAESPVALEEAKTSGALGRPQIPPGPHDSGGSLPLTPRMESHSEDEDLAGAVGGLGWNSRSPRTQNPGGCSAEAVLARKKHRRRPSKRKRHWRPYLELSWAEKQQRDERQSQRASRVREEMFAKGQPVAPYNTTQFLMNDRDPEEPNLDVPHGISHPGSSGESEAGDSDGRGRAHGEFQRKDFSETYERFHTESLQGRSKQELVRDYLELEKRLSQAEEETRRLQQLQAGTGQQSCRQVEELAAEVERLRTENQRLRQENQMWNREGCRCDEEPGT from the exons ATGGCGCTTTGGTGTAAGCGAG CAGGTGTCACTAGTTCCAGGTGTCTGCTGAAAGATTTGGAACGGAAGATGATGGCCACTCCGAACCAGACCGCCTGTAATGCAGAGTCACCAGTAGCCCTGGAGGAGGCCAAG ACCTCTGGTGCCCTGGGGCGCCCCCAAATACCCCCTGGGCCTCATGATTCTGGTGGTTCCCTGCCCCTGACACCCCGGATGGAGAGCCACTCAGAGGATGAAGATCTTGCTGGGGCTGTCGGTGGCCTGGGCTGGAACAGTAGGAGTCCCCGGACCCAGAACCCAGGGGGCTGCTCAGCGGAGGCTGTGCTGGCCCGGAAGAAACACCGTCGGCGGCCGTCGAAGCGCAAACGGCACTGGCGACCCTACCTGGAGCTGAGCTGGGCTGAGAAACAACAGCGGGATGAGAGGCAGAGCCAGAGGGCCTCCCGGGTCCGCGAGGAGATGTTCGCCAAAGGTCAGCCTGTGGCCCCCTACAACACCACCCAGTTCCTAATGAATGACCGAGACCCGGAGGAGCCCAACTTGGATGTGCCCCATGGGATCTCCCACCCAGGTTCCAGTGgggagagtgaggcaggggaCAGTGATGGGCGGGGCCGAGCGCATGGTGAATTCCAGCGGAAGGACTTCTCTGAGACTTACGAGCGCTTCCACACCGAGAGCCTGCAGGGCCGCAGCAAGCAGGAGCTGGTGCGAGACTACCTGGAGCTGGAGAAGCGGCTGTCGCAGGCAGAGGAGGAGACtaggaggctgcagcagctgcaggCGGGTACTGGCCAGCAGTCCTGCCGCCAGGTGGAGGAGCTGGCTGCCGAGGTCGAGAGGCTCCGGACTGAGAACCAGCGGCTTCGGCAGGAGAACCAGATGTGGAACCGAGAGGGCTGCCGCTGTGATGAGGAGCCGGGTACCTAA
- the HEXIM2 gene encoding protein HEXIM2 isoform X4: MMATPNQTACNAESPVALEEAKTSGALGRPQIPPGPHDSGGSLPLTPRMESHSEDEDLAGAVGGLGWNSRSPRTQNPGGCSAEAVLARKKHRRRPSKRKRHWRPYLELSWAEKQQRDERQSQRASRVREEMFAKGQPVAPYNTTQFLMNDRDPEEPNLDVPHGISHPGSSGESEAGDSDGRGRAHGEFQRKDFSETYERFHTESLQGRSKQELVRDYLELEKRLSQAEEETRRLQQLQAGTGQQSCRQVEELAAEVERLRTENQRLRQENQMWNREGCRCDEEPGT, from the exons ATGATGGCCACTCCGAACCAGACCGCCTGTAATGCAGAGTCACCAGTAGCCCTGGAGGAGGCCAAG ACCTCTGGTGCCCTGGGGCGCCCCCAAATACCCCCTGGGCCTCATGATTCTGGTGGTTCCCTGCCCCTGACACCCCGGATGGAGAGCCACTCAGAGGATGAAGATCTTGCTGGGGCTGTCGGTGGCCTGGGCTGGAACAGTAGGAGTCCCCGGACCCAGAACCCAGGGGGCTGCTCAGCGGAGGCTGTGCTGGCCCGGAAGAAACACCGTCGGCGGCCGTCGAAGCGCAAACGGCACTGGCGACCCTACCTGGAGCTGAGCTGGGCTGAGAAACAACAGCGGGATGAGAGGCAGAGCCAGAGGGCCTCCCGGGTCCGCGAGGAGATGTTCGCCAAAGGTCAGCCTGTGGCCCCCTACAACACCACCCAGTTCCTAATGAATGACCGAGACCCGGAGGAGCCCAACTTGGATGTGCCCCATGGGATCTCCCACCCAGGTTCCAGTGgggagagtgaggcaggggaCAGTGATGGGCGGGGCCGAGCGCATGGTGAATTCCAGCGGAAGGACTTCTCTGAGACTTACGAGCGCTTCCACACCGAGAGCCTGCAGGGCCGCAGCAAGCAGGAGCTGGTGCGAGACTACCTGGAGCTGGAGAAGCGGCTGTCGCAGGCAGAGGAGGAGACtaggaggctgcagcagctgcaggCGGGTACTGGCCAGCAGTCCTGCCGCCAGGTGGAGGAGCTGGCTGCCGAGGTCGAGAGGCTCCGGACTGAGAACCAGCGGCTTCGGCAGGAGAACCAGATGTGGAACCGAGAGGGCTGCCGCTGTGATGAGGAGCCGGGTACCTAA